The Aspergillus luchuensis IFO 4308 DNA, chromosome 6, nearly complete sequence genome segment TTCAGTCACAGAAGAAATGCAAAAGTTTCTTGACCACGGTCGCCCTATTGATGCCGCCCACTTGTTTTTGGACGCCCACCCCGCGACGTTGAACGGCATATCTACAGATAGACGGGAGGTTACGGTCAAGACATTTTATGCGAATTGCAGAGAAGAAAACGTCATGGTTGCGAGGAATATTTTTGAACGCCTAGAAGATGTGGACAAAGTGTCTCCTGGCATGTGGAAAGTTTTGATGTTCGCGCTAGCGAGAAAGGGGAGCATCGAATCCGTCGCCACTATATTTACCCGATACATGCACAAATTCAAAGTGCCCCCGGAAATGGTTGATATTGTGCTCCGATGTCTGCTAGAGTCTCATCGACTTACCACGGCGAAATGGTTTCTTCTGCGAAACCTCGAGGTTGACCGTGGCTGCGGCTTATGCGGCGCCTATCTCGCCGGGCtttggaagaagacaaggagtATCGAGCTTTTGAACGGGcaattgaagaagatcctGACTATCCTTCCACGCTTGGGAAAGGAACCCACCGACAAGCTCTTTAACCCCGTGATCAAAGCATACGTGGAATTCGGTCGATTGGCTGATGCGGAAGCACTGGTTAAAGACATGACGACTAGATACGGCATTCCACTTCGCTGCCGAACAAAGGGTCTTTTGGTATTTGGAAGGGCTCTGGCCTGTGACTGGGAGGGTGTGGACGCTGGGTTACAGCAGATGCATGAGCTTAAGTTGACCTCGAGGAAGTATGACTTTACGCCGATATTTGACCGCATCTTCCTCGAATACTGGGTATCACATTCCGGTGAAGAGATCCGCGAGTTTGTCTACCGTTATATCGAGAAGTTCCAGATGGTTCCCGACAAAATCCTTTACAAGCACATTCTGGAGGCATTCGTGGAAAAGGGTAATAAAGAAATGGTTGATGAATTTGTGCGGTTCGCACGTGAGCGCCGTTGGCCGAACTTTATCAATGAGCAGGAATTCCTGGAAATGCTCCGAAAACGTCGACACGCTCTTGAGGAAGCTCCAGTGGGATTCTGGCAGATGCTGCAGGCAGCTCGGGCGAAGTATGGACAAGCTGCGACATCACAACAAGTGCTTGGATATGATCAGCGGTCATTTCCACTTGCCGAAGTCAACCTGATGCCGTACACGCAGGACCCGTTACCGTGGTACCAACGAACGCTGCAACACATGACTCCCTCGAGGCCAGTTGACCAATACCAAAAGCTCCACAAGCAGATGTCTCATTACATGCATGTCGGTAAGCTGACGGAGGCGTTAAAATGCTTTGAAAATGCCAAAAACGCGCGGTTCCAATTCAAGCAATTGCATGTTGAACTCGCAGTCATCTGCACTCTGCTTGAAGAGGGTGTCGGTGCTGCTCGTGCTTTGATCGATTCCGAGTGGAAGAATATTCGCCACTTGGTTCGCTTCTTCCCTCAGTTCTTCCGCCAGATCATGGAGGTCGACTCTGAGGCTGAAGGCCAGCTGATCAATATGGCCGTGCTTCGCTTCTATGAGCTGTGCTGGTCAAACAAGAAGATGACAGTCAAGCACCACATCACGGTAGCGACCAGCAGAAGGCTGATCGCAGTGAAGAAGCCTGAGTTGGCCGTCGATCTGCTGGCCACTGTCTACATGTCCCGCTTCCGGCACTCGTTGGCATATGATGGTGTCTGCATGAAAATGTTCATACGTGCGTTTGCCGCGACTGGTAATCTGCATGGCATGCGGTGGTGCATCTTGACCGCTCTGGCCCGAGGAAGCGCACTTAACCGTGACTTTGTCATCGAAGCCCGCCGGGTCACTGGAAACCTGCAACGTCAGCTAAGCTCGGCCGAAGGATCTAAGGATGCGTCACGGGAcatggagaagatcgagTATCTGACGCATGCCGTTGaactgctggagaagaagagccagGGTGATCCCCAGCTGTGGCAGCTCAAGACCAACCCGACGGTGAAAAAGGCCGGTCGCCGGCTACTAAAGCGCCCTCTCGATGAACGGCGTCTGTACAAGAAGGCCCATCTTCAGGAGACGATTGAGGGCTGGGATGAGGAATATGAGTTGGAGGCCGTGCTGGGCCGTATTGACATTGACCCGAAGTCGATTGCGCTTCGATGGAGCGAGAAGCACTGTCTGGGGCAGATTCGTGACATTGATGATCTGCTGTGAGTTCGGGTTGGCATTTGTTCTATATCACTTCCACTATTGTTGTATTATGTTTGTATTTCCGGCTGTGTGCTTGTGTATATATCCCATGCTGCCATATTCAATACTGTGTATACTACTTGTGATCTTATCCTGCAATTGGGTTTATATGAATATTCCTGCAGAATTCGAGTGCAGATTGCATTTAAGAGCATCTCAAATGTACACCCTTGCAATCAACCATCATTCCTACGGTAATATTCTCTCAGACACACTGTCTGCATAGGCTCACCAAGACCGTGAGGAACAGTCAACGCGCGTGGTTCAGTAATAATCACCATTGTGTGGACTAATTATAGATACAAGCCCTGTTTCACTTTCTCTTGGCTTCGTATTCGACATCAATTGCTGTCCACCATCCCAGGATAAAAATAGCTTCAGAATTATGCTAGTATGGACCCTAGTGGGTCAAAGCTGGGTACCAAGCATTCTGGCTCTGAAGCATCCTCTAGTATCTGTGATTCCCGAACCACGCCCTTCCAGTGACACGCCGAACTTCTGATAATAAAAGCCTGAAAGCTGTTTATTCTGTTCgccacaaccaccccatcccccaaCCCTCATCATGGCTCAGAACAACTTGACTGGCGCCTGTCTTTGCAGGAACATCACATATCGCATTACCTTGCCAGATCCAGAGACATACCCAAAGGTACTATCTCCCAAATCAACTATTCACAATCACATAATCTACTAAGTCCATCACTAACAAATACCAGCTAATCATCTGCCACTGCACCCACTGCAAACGCTACACGGGCTCGAGCTTCTCCGCCAATATTATCATCCCACAGGCTAGTTTCGAGTACACGAAGGGTACACCCAATCTATATACGGACAGCAGTAAGAGGGGTGTACAGGTACTACGCGAGTTCTGTCCTGATTGCGGAACACCGTTCACGTCACGGtcgagtgatgatgaggaagttgttgCGGTGAAGTCGGGGACGCTTGATGATGAGTATCGGGTTAAGTGCTCGGAGTTGGAAATGGAGATCTATTATCATCGGAAagatgggtgggtggatgggttgggaggtgaggaggtgaagagggtgGATGGGAGTATGGGGGATTCATAGAGAGGATGCCATTGTAGTCATCGCGATACTGATCGGTGATC includes the following:
- a CDS encoding pentatricopeptide repeat protein (COG:S;~EggNog:ENOG410PVNR), translating into MVSKPTSGTPAVPSRNALRVLRRLALAGSTVGSFCTVAAITYDVHRRVRVAERIVENKRALQTSAPNYDATSAARRLARMMEAAEAGEFMGLESLKEQDRKFREAQAVPAGVDIRGDDLSWDVQLQDQQPSAPAETYMDTARSKLIDTFTPGQVPANSTSAPNLPPNLTRSTDALDRAKSALANAKQRTTEGHEKQTEEVAQWHDSVTEEMQKFLDHGRPIDAAHLFLDAHPATLNGISTDRREVTVKTFYANCREENVMVARNIFERLEDVDKVSPGMWKVLMFALARKGSIESVATIFTRYMHKFKVPPEMVDIVLRCLLESHRLTTAKWFLLRNLEVDRGCGLCGAYLAGLWKKTRSIELLNGQLKKILTILPRLGKEPTDKLFNPVIKAYVEFGRLADAEALVKDMTTRYGIPLRCRTKGLLVFGRALACDWEGVDAGLQQMHELKLTSRKYDFTPIFDRIFLEYWVSHSGEEIREFVYRYIEKFQMVPDKILYKHILEAFVEKGNKEMVDEFVRFARERRWPNFINEQEFLEMLRKRRHALEEAPVGFWQMLQAARAKYGQAATSQQVLGYDQRSFPLAEVNLMPYTQDPLPWYQRTLQHMTPSRPVDQYQKLHKQMSHYMHVGKLTEALKCFENAKNARFQFKQLHVELAVICTLLEEGVGAARALIDSEWKNIRHLVRFFPQFFRQIMEVDSEAEGQLINMAVLRFYELCWSNKKMTVKHHITVATSRRLIAVKKPELAVDLLATVYMSRFRHSLAYDGVCMKMFIRAFAATGNLHGMRWCILTALARGSALNRDFVIEARRVTGNLQRQLSSAEGSKDASRDMEKIEYLTHAVELLEKKSQGDPQLWQLKTNPTVKKAGRRLLKRPLDERRLYKKAHLQETIEGWDEEYELEAVLGRIDIDPKSIALRWSEKHCLGQIRDIDDLL
- a CDS encoding GFA family protein (COG:S;~EggNog:ENOG410Q2H7;~InterPro:IPR011057,IPR006913;~PFAM:PF04828;~go_function: GO:0016846 - carbon-sulfur lyase activity [Evidence IEA]); the encoded protein is MAQNNLTGACLCRNITYRITLPDPETYPKLIICHCTHCKRYTGSSFSANIIIPQASFEYTKGTPNLYTDSSKRGVQVLREFCPDCGTPFTSRSSDDEEVVAVKSGTLDDEYRVKCSELEMEIYYHRKDGWVDGLGGEEVKRVDGSMGDS